The genomic DNA CCACCAGTGGGGAAGTTTTTCTGTTATATTTTTTTCTGAATATACAACTATTCCTTCTGTTCCTTCAGGGATAGAAACAGGTTCTAAAGGAACAAAAACGCCGTCTTTGAAGATAACTTTTACGGAAATTAAGCCTTTCTCCATTTTAAACCTCAAAAGGTTGTTGGTAATGTTAAAATATAACCCAAAAAGATATTAGCGGAGGTAGAAAAGATGAAAGTTTTGGGGATTAACGGTTCTCACAGAAAAGGTTCAACGTTAAAACTTCTTGAAGTAGCATTTAATGAGATAGATGAGAAAATAGAGAAGGAGATAATCTCCCTTTCAGATTATGAAATAGGATATTGTAAACTCTGCGGTGCGTGTAAAAAGAACGGGGGTATTTGCGTTTTAAAGGATGGTTTTCAGGAAATTTCTGAAAAGATGAAAAGTGCAGATTTTATCATTATCGGTTCTCCAGTCTATTTTGGTTCTGTAAGCGGAAAACTTAAATCTCTTTTTGACCGCTCAAGAGCCTTAAGAGTCAACTGGGAACTTAAAAATAAATTCTGCGGAGGTATTGCAGTAGGAGCTACAATTCACGGTGGGCAGGAACACACACTTCAGGCGATTCACAGCTGGGCATTGATTCACGGAATGGTAGTTATAGGAGACACATCACCTACAGCTCATTTTGGTGGAGCGGCAGTGGCAAAGCAGAAAGATGAAAATTTTGAGTTTAATCCCGAAGGTGTTGAAACGGTGAAAAGTCTTGGAAGACACATTAACGAAATAGCGGCAATGTTGAAATAATCAATGTTAAAATGGGAAAGGAATAGAAAATATGAAACTTTACGAAGAAAATTTAAAACAGATATACAGGTCTCTTTTTGAAAACGAACTTAAGGCTTCTCCAGATGAGTTGTGCAGGGATGCTCCCTGTCTTTTTCTTACACTTAACCTTCCTGCTGTTTCGTCAATGTTGAGGGTTGACCTTGGGATAAGGAGGGGAAGGAAAAAGAGACCTTTGATAACTTTCAGAAAAGTTAAAGGAAGATTTAAAGTTATTTTTTTGACAACTCAAAAGTCCAACTTTTTTGGGATTTCTCTTGAAAGGATTCCAATTGAAAAGTGTTCAAAATTCAAGTGTCGTGAAGATTTCACATTCAGAAAAGAGTGCTACAAATTTGTTTATGTTGATAGAAGAAATGGGGAAGTGAGGGAGTGTTTTTTCATTCCAGAACATATTTTGATGGATGAATCACTTTTTAAACTTTGTGGCAAATGCGAGGATTTTGATGGTTAAAAATTTAAAAAGCATCCTTTTTCCGGAGATAGACAAAGAAAAGTTAAGAGAGATAGCTGGAAAAATTGCAGGAACGCTTATTAAAAGGTTTAGTGAGTATGAAAAACATCTTTTGAAAGAACAGTTTGGTGATATTACATCCGAAGTATTGGAGTCGGAAGTTGTAAGAATTATTCTTGAAAAACGTCAAAAACTTCAGGATAGAGAGGAAGTTTCTTTTAGCTTTTTATATACAATCGTAAAAAATAAGCTCATAGACGAATATGTAAAGAAAAAGACGGTAACGGGCAGTGAACCTATTGAAGCGGATGTTTTTAAAGAGGATGTTAACTATGTGAGGAAAATTTTTATTCTTGAACTTGTAGAAATAGTTAAAGAAAATTTTTCAGAAAGGGAGCTTGAAATCCTATGCTGGGTTATTTCAAAAGAAAGGAAAGAGGAGAGTGGCTTTTTAAAGGAAATGAGTCAAAATGCGAAATATAAAGCCTGGAGCAGATTGAAACCAAAACTTTCTGATGTGTTTAAAAATTGTGGAGGAGTGAACGAAGAGGAATTTTTCCTTTTTTGTGAAATTTTTATGTCAGAGATTTGCAGTAGGTTTCGTTAATTAGTATTAAAGAAAATGGAAAGGATATTTTTAGAGGATTCATTATAAGGATTACACGGCTTTTAAATTACCGTTTTAGTTTTACTAACGTGAGAGAGGGATATGATGGTATTTTTAAAGGATTTACTGGAAGATTATGTGGAAAATTCAGGAATAAAATTGATAGTTAAAGATGGTATTGATGTAAAAGATTCCAATATAGAAGAAGGAACAGTTTTTGAGATAGAAACAGAGAAAAACCCTATTCTTGTCGCTGTTATAAATGCAGGAGAGCTTAACGAGGTTGTTCTTATGTCCTACCAGTATGAGTTTGCTACAGAGAATGACCTTATAATTCACTTTGAACACCCTCTAAGAGATGTGTGGATGCTTGAAGGTGATTTTGTTTTTTACCTTTCTGAGGGGTTTCTCAAGAGATGCACTCCAGTTGGAAAAATTCCAGAGGAAGCACTGAAAAAAATGAAAAAATTTTTAGAAGATGATGATTACTATTTTGACAAAACAGAAAGTGGGGTTGGGAGAAATCTACCTATTAAAGTAGCTTTCAAGAAGTTTGAGGCGGAAAGGACAAAAGCTCTCCTTGGAGAACTTCTGACAAAGATTGATCAGGAAGAAGAATCTTCCATTCCAAAAGTTTTAACCTTTTTTGTGGAAGAAAATGTAGAACTTCCAGCAGCTGCAAAATTGGAAAAAACAGCTGTTGAAATGGCAGATTATCTTTTGTTTAAAGAAGATTCACATACAGTAAAGGTAAAAGTTATTAATCCAAAGCTTATAAATAGAGAAGCTAAAATTAAGCTTGGAAGCACTGAACTTGAAATTTCTGCTCTCCCTGAAGAGTTTCGGATCGTACTACAAAATCCTGTAAACCTTGAAGCTTTTTCAAAGATATTGGAAATTGAGGTTGATGATGAGCTGGGTTGATCTATATAGGGATGGAAAACTAAGAGAGGATGAAGCTTTAAAGCTTGTAGAAAGTGGAGAGATTGGGGAAAAGGATCTTAGTGAACTCTTAATACTTTCAAAGGAGAAAAAGTTACCTATTAGAATTCAAACTGCTCTATTCTTTGCAATTAGACAGTTTGCCCATTTGAAACAGCTGGAAATAATATCTGAAATTTTAAATGTATCTATCAGCTCAGCAGAAGCTTTCGTTAACAATCAGATAGTACAGGCCTATTTTCCAATAGTTTCTGAAGATGGAAACGGTGACATTGTAACAGCCTTTGTTGTTCCGCTCCCATCTGGATTGATCAACTTTTCCCACATACCAGATGAAAAACTGTTGCCAATTGTAAAATCTACAGGAAAAGGGATAGCTGTCGCTTTTACTCACGATTTCTGTCAGGAATCGTTTATGCTTTCTGTTTGTGCTGCTCTTATTTCGGAAATAGACATAACTTACCTTGCATTTACAGGGAGAGTTGACAGTTTCGGTAATGTTTTAACGGTTAACAATATAGGTCAGAAAGAAGTTATATCCAGAAAATCCGGAAAAATCCTTATCACGCCAGAAGATGTAAACCATCTAAGTTTATTGAAAAAGCACCTTGGAAAGTCTCTGGATTTACCGTTTCCTGTTGTAATTGGAAAGCCTGAAACCGCTGTTGATCTTTTTTTTAAAAGCTTTTCGGAGAAAACAGGAATCCAGCCTGACCTTTTAGCCAAGATTTACAAAATAGATAAAGCAGTAATGGGAATACACATGTCTGAAAGAATAGAGAACAGTCCGGAAGTATTCCACAAGATTATAGACACGGCGAAAGAAAATCTTGCTGAAATTTACAGGAAGATTCCACAGGCAACGGTTCATATAACAGGCACTATATCAACTGTTATGTTTGGAATTGGTGTTGCTTTTGGAATAAGAAGAAGATTTATTCTTCACCATTTTCAGGATGGACAGTATATTCCTGTCATTGAAACGAGTAGAAGTTTAAAAGAGATAAAAGAAAAACTGACTTACGTGAAGACAAAAAAATTGAAAGACGGAACTGAAAATGAATTAGTGCTTATACTTCATATTGCCAGTCACAATCCTGTAAGCACTGTAATGGATTTTTCAGATAAAAAGCTTAAAAATATGCCTGTTTATACCATCACTTTGAAAGATAGTCTTGGAAATCTTCCAATTGATGGGAAACTCTGGACAGAGATCTCTTCAGAAATCTATTCAGAAATAAACAGACTGAGGTTGAAGGAGAAAGTTAAGAGATTTCACATATTTTTAAGTGTTCCCTGTCCGATAGCTTTTACGGTGGGAGCAGCATCGGGACATTTCATTCCTGCAACAGTATATAACTATCATTTTACAGAAGATATTTACAAACCTGTGATAAACACAGAAAAGATAGAAAATCCGTTTTAAAACTGTCAAAAATTTGAAATGCTATTCGTTCATCTAAGATGAAAACGGATTTTTGATACAATTTTAAACCAAAAAGGGGTTTAAATAATGAAAAAGAAAAGGGAACTTGAAATAGTCACAACAGCCGCTCTTTTGCACGATATTGGAAAATTTTTAAGAAGAGCAAAGCAGAAATCTGTAACTCATCAGGAAGCTTCTGAACTTGCAGTTTTAAACGATTTAAAACAAGGACTTAGCAGGTATTTCAACGAAGATGAGATAAAAGAGATAGCGGCTATATGTCGGAACCACCACTATGAAAGGGATAGAATAAAAGGAATAGATGAAAAAACAAAATCTGTTGCAACTGGAGACAGGTTAAGTGCCGGTCTTGACAGGCACTCTATGGATAAAATTGAATATGAAGAGAAATCAGCAACAGAAAAAAGCCTCTTAATTTCAATATTTGAAGAGATAAGCTTTAAAGAAAATAAAAAAATACAAGCGATTTCCCAGCTTCTTGGCGGTGAAGTTAATGTGAAAGTATATAGATTCCAGAAGCTAACTCCAGATTCTGCATTTCCGGTAGAAAAACACAAGTACGTAACGGCTGAAACAGATTACAGCAACCTCTGGGATGAATTTGTAAAAGAGTTTAATAAGATTGAACCTACAGAAAACTTTAATCTTTTCTTTGAAGCGATGAAGTCAATCATAATCAAATATACGTGGTGTATCCCTTCAAGCACCTATTCTCCCAGGGGATTTACGCTCCCGGATGTGCCACTCTGCGACCATCTTTTATCTTCAGCCGCCATAGCAACAGCAACCCACAGACTAAAGCTTGAAAATGCTAAAAAAAGCAGCTTTTTGATACTTTCAGGAGATTTTTCAGGTATTCAAAAATTTATCTTTTCAAGATACGGAGAGTCCAAAAAGGAAGCGGCAAAAATTTTAAGGGCAAAATCACTTGCTGTTTCTCTTGCTCTTGAAATTGTTATAGACGAAATCGTTAAAACGTTTAATGTAAATAGGTCTGTTATTCTCCTCAATGCCGGCGGAAAGTTTAAAGCTATTCTTCCCGATATAAATGGAGAAGAAAAGATAAAAACCTTAAAAAGGAAAATGGAAGAGAAACTGATTAAAAACCATTACGGAATCCTCTCTATAAATCTTGCTTTTGTTAAAGCAGAAGAGAAAGACTTTGAAAAGGAAAACTTTAGAAAGAAACTTGAAGAGCTTTCACTAAAAGAGGCAGAAGAGAAGTTTAAAACCTTTGAAATAAAAGATACAGATAGATTTGCAATTACAAACTATATAGATTCGCTTCATGGGGAACAGCCCTGTGAAATATGCGGTTTAAGACCAAGAGAGAACAGTAAAAATAGTTGTTCTTTATGCAATCATCTATCAGATATAGGTAAAAATCTACCAAAATCAACATTTATGGTTATAAAACCTTCTGAAAAATTTTATCCCCTTCCTGAAATTGAACTTTATGAAGCCAACGACAAAGAAGAGCTTTTAAATAGATATAGAGAGATAGAGCCTGATGAGGACGTGTTGATTTTTTCTATTGATGATACGGTTTGTTCTTCAATTCCCGTGGCAAACATAAATGTTCACCTTCCTAAAAATAACGGAAAAATAGAAGATGTTGTAAAGATTTGTATGCAGGAGAAGGAAATAGAAAATACTTCCATAAAAACATTTGAACAGCTTGGATGTGAATCCCTTCAAGAAGAAAACGGAGAGATCTACGGTAAACCTTTCATAGCTGTTTTAAAGGCTGATGTTGACAATCTTGGCTTTATCTTCTTGGATGGATTTTTAGAAGAGAGAAGCTCAAATGAGAACGGAGAAGAAAAAGTAAACAATCTCTACTCTGTCTCAAGGGTGATGTATCTAAGTAGAATGATGAACTACTTTTTCACCGCTGTTCTTACAGAAAAGATAAAGAGGGATTTCCCTGATATTTATACAGTATTTGCCGGTGGGGATGACCTTTTCCTGATAGGACCGTGGGAACAGATAATAAAGTTTACAAAGGAGATGCGGAAAGAGTTTAAAAGATATACCGCAGATAATCCCGATATAACAATCTCATCAGGTATTTTTATAACGAAACCTTCAATTCCCGTTTACTCCCTTGCAGAAGGGGGAGAAGAGCAGCTTGAAATTGCAAAGAAAAAGAAAAATAGAGTTGCTGTGTTTAACAAAAGCGTAACTTATGAGGATTTCTGTAAGCTTTTGGAAATATCAGAAAAACTTGAGAAAGAGATTAAGGAAGGGAAAGTGTCAACAGCACTTGCTTATAGATTGATAGAGCTTTCTGATATGGCGAACAAAATCTACAAAAACAGTAAAAATGCCCTCTGGAAAGCCTACTTAAGCTATGCAGTTTACAGAAATTACGGCAGAAACGGCAAAGTTAAAGATGAGGAAAGAGAGAGATTTTTGAAAGATTGGATTGAGCTTATTGAAAACTTTTCTCAAAACATAAGTAAAAAAGAGAAAGAAAATACCCTTTACATAGCGATAGCAAAAGCTTTATACAGGAGGAGAAGGTATGGGAAACTTTACTCAGCAAAGAAAAAATGACGAATTAGGTGAAATCAGACTTTTGGTTAAAGAGTTTGTGGAAGGAGACAATGAAAAAAAAGCAGATATTCTTTTGAATCAACTTGAAAGTAAATTTGTTAGAAAGTTAAAAGATGACAAAACATCTAAACACCAGATAAGAAAGCATTACCACAGGTTGCTTGAGATTAAAGAACAGATAGAGGCATCAGGAGCAAAAGATATAAAACCGTTTCTACCTGAGATAGCGATGACTTCAGCATATGCCACTTATGATAGAAACCGACAGGGAACTAAGATAGGACAACTTTTTGAGGCTTTTCTTAAATCACTGGTTAAAGAAGTTGTGGAGAGAAAAGATACACAAACCTTTTTAGACCTTATGAAACTTTTTGAAGCAGTGGTAGGACTTTCATCTAAATATTTAAGAAACTAAAGGAGGAAAGCTATGGATAGACTTAAAAAGATTATAAAACTTGAAGGCACGATGAAAGTTATAACAGGACTTCACATAGGAGCTGGAAACGATGAAATAAAGATAGGAGGAATAGACACTCCTGTTGTAAGAGACCCTGTAACAAATGAGCCCTACATTCCCGGTTCATCAATAAAAGGGAAAATGCGCTTTCTCCTTGAGTGGTATCTTGGAAAGGTTGACACAGAGAAAGGGGACGTTTTTAAAGATGTTAACGATAGTTCTGAAGAAGCAAAAGCTATACTTAAAATCTTTGGTCTGTCAGGAGATAGTAAAGTTTCCATTGGACCAACCAGAGCATCGTTCTATGACATTTTTCTTACAGATGAGAGTAAAGCGCTTCTTAAAGAGAAGGTTGGAAGTTTAATGACAGAAGATAAAACAGAGGTAAGGATAAACAGGATAAAAGGGACAGGGGAGCATCCGCGACACACAGAAAGAATTCCTGCAGGAGCTGAGTTTGCTTTCAAGCTTGTTTACAAGGTGTTTGACGACGAAGATGAGAAACTGTTTACCTACATACTTAAAGGACTGAAGCTTATAGAGTTTGACGGGCTTGGGGGAAGCGTTTCAAGAGGATACGGTAAAGTGAAGTTTGAAAACCTTAAGAAAACCGTTTTTGAAAAAGGTAAAGAAGCAGATTCAAAGGATATAACAGAAGAATTTGAAACTATGGGGCTTTAAAATGGAGAGAATCAGGATAAAAATAGAACCTGAAACTGCCTTTGCCTCGCCGATTCAAAGTGATACGCTGTTTGGTGAATTTTGCTGGCATTATAGATTTCTCTACGGAGATAGAAAACTTAATGAACTTCTTGATGGCTATAATAACAATCCTTCAATCGTTTTTTCCGACGGTTTTCCCGAAAACACTCTTCCAATGCCGACTTTAACCTTTAAAGAAAGTCCGTTTAAAGGAATAAAATTTAAGAAAGATAGAGTTGAGAGATACAAGCTGCTTAAAAAATTTAAGAAGAAAACGCTGATTGAGAAGTCACTTCTTGCTTCTCTTATAAAAGAGAAAACACTATCTGCAGACATTTTCTTGAAAATCGTGGAAGAAGAGAAGGAAGAGGAGAAAAAACCTGTCCATTTACATCAAAAGCAGATACACGTTGCCATAGATAGAGCTACCGGAAAAAGCCGTGAAGGGATACTTTTTGAGAAAAACTATACATTTTTCAGCACTCCGATAGAGATATACTGTAAATTTAATACGGAAAAAATATCCATTGAAGAGATAGAAGAGACTTTTAGATTTATGGGGATGAACGGCTTTGGAGCTGAAAAAACAACTGGAAAGGGAAAATTTATTCACAAGATTAAGGATTGGGATTTGCCAGAAATAGAAAAGCCGAACGGCTTCATCTCACTTTCAACGGGAATGCCAGAAGAAGTAGAAGTAAAAGAGCCTTATCATGTGAAATTTTTTACAAAGTTTCCAAAGCACGGCACGGAGATATTTCTTGAGAAGGATGCAAACATTTTTAAGAATCCTGTTATTATGACAGCGAGAGGTTCTGTATTTTCTTTGAAGGAGAAAAAGGAAGTTTACGGTAGAGTTTTTTATCTTTCAAAAG from Desulfurobacterium atlanticum includes the following:
- the csm4 gene encoding type III-A CRISPR-associated RAMP protein Csm4; translated protein: MERIRIKIEPETAFASPIQSDTLFGEFCWHYRFLYGDRKLNELLDGYNNNPSIVFSDGFPENTLPMPTLTFKESPFKGIKFKKDRVERYKLLKKFKKKTLIEKSLLASLIKEKTLSADIFLKIVEEEKEEEKKPVHLHQKQIHVAIDRATGKSREGILFEKNYTFFSTPIEIYCKFNTEKISIEEIEETFRFMGMNGFGAEKTTGKGKFIHKIKDWDLPEIEKPNGFISLSTGMPEEVEVKEPYHVKFFTKFPKHGTEIFLEKDANIFKNPVIMTARGSVFSLKEKKEVYGRVFYLSKVKTHIHCGKIIPLFVRF
- the csm3 gene encoding type III-A CRISPR-associated RAMP protein Csm3, which encodes MDRLKKIIKLEGTMKVITGLHIGAGNDEIKIGGIDTPVVRDPVTNEPYIPGSSIKGKMRFLLEWYLGKVDTEKGDVFKDVNDSSEEAKAILKIFGLSGDSKVSIGPTRASFYDIFLTDESKALLKEKVGSLMTEDKTEVRINRIKGTGEHPRHTERIPAGAEFAFKLVYKVFDDEDEKLFTYILKGLKLIEFDGLGGSVSRGYGKVKFENLKKTVFEKGKEADSKDITEEFETMGL
- the csm2 gene encoding type III-A CRISPR-associated protein Csm2 — encoded protein: MGNFTQQRKNDELGEIRLLVKEFVEGDNEKKADILLNQLESKFVRKLKDDKTSKHQIRKHYHRLLEIKEQIEASGAKDIKPFLPEIAMTSAYATYDRNRQGTKIGQLFEAFLKSLVKEVVERKDTQTFLDLMKLFEAVVGLSSKYLRN
- a CDS encoding SAVED domain-containing protein, whose amino-acid sequence is MSWVDLYRDGKLREDEALKLVESGEIGEKDLSELLILSKEKKLPIRIQTALFFAIRQFAHLKQLEIISEILNVSISSAEAFVNNQIVQAYFPIVSEDGNGDIVTAFVVPLPSGLINFSHIPDEKLLPIVKSTGKGIAVAFTHDFCQESFMLSVCAALISEIDITYLAFTGRVDSFGNVLTVNNIGQKEVISRKSGKILITPEDVNHLSLLKKHLGKSLDLPFPVVIGKPETAVDLFFKSFSEKTGIQPDLLAKIYKIDKAVMGIHMSERIENSPEVFHKIIDTAKENLAEIYRKIPQATVHITGTISTVMFGIGVAFGIRRRFILHHFQDGQYIPVIETSRSLKEIKEKLTYVKTKKLKDGTENELVLILHIASHNPVSTVMDFSDKKLKNMPVYTITLKDSLGNLPIDGKLWTEISSEIYSEINRLRLKEKVKRFHIFLSVPCPIAFTVGAASGHFIPATVYNYHFTEDIYKPVINTEKIENPF
- a CDS encoding flavodoxin family protein yields the protein MKVLGINGSHRKGSTLKLLEVAFNEIDEKIEKEIISLSDYEIGYCKLCGACKKNGGICVLKDGFQEISEKMKSADFIIIGSPVYFGSVSGKLKSLFDRSRALRVNWELKNKFCGGIAVGATIHGGQEHTLQAIHSWALIHGMVVIGDTSPTAHFGGAAVAKQKDENFEFNPEGVETVKSLGRHINEIAAMLK
- the cas10 gene encoding type III-A CRISPR-associated protein Cas10/Csm1; translation: MKKKRELEIVTTAALLHDIGKFLRRAKQKSVTHQEASELAVLNDLKQGLSRYFNEDEIKEIAAICRNHHYERDRIKGIDEKTKSVATGDRLSAGLDRHSMDKIEYEEKSATEKSLLISIFEEISFKENKKIQAISQLLGGEVNVKVYRFQKLTPDSAFPVEKHKYVTAETDYSNLWDEFVKEFNKIEPTENFNLFFEAMKSIIIKYTWCIPSSTYSPRGFTLPDVPLCDHLLSSAAIATATHRLKLENAKKSSFLILSGDFSGIQKFIFSRYGESKKEAAKILRAKSLAVSLALEIVIDEIVKTFNVNRSVILLNAGGKFKAILPDINGEEKIKTLKRKMEEKLIKNHYGILSINLAFVKAEEKDFEKENFRKKLEELSLKEAEEKFKTFEIKDTDRFAITNYIDSLHGEQPCEICGLRPRENSKNSCSLCNHLSDIGKNLPKSTFMVIKPSEKFYPLPEIELYEANDKEELLNRYREIEPDEDVLIFSIDDTVCSSIPVANINVHLPKNNGKIEDVVKICMQEKEIENTSIKTFEQLGCESLQEENGEIYGKPFIAVLKADVDNLGFIFLDGFLEERSSNENGEEKVNNLYSVSRVMYLSRMMNYFFTAVLTEKIKRDFPDIYTVFAGGDDLFLIGPWEQIIKFTKEMRKEFKRYTADNPDITISSGIFITKPSIPVYSLAEGGEEQLEIAKKKKNRVAVFNKSVTYEDFCKLLEISEKLEKEIKEGKVSTALAYRLIELSDMANKIYKNSKNALWKAYLSYAVYRNYGRNGKVKDEERERFLKDWIELIENFSQNISKKEKENTLYIAIAKALYRRRRYGKLYSAKKK